The Maridesulfovibrio sp. genomic sequence GAGACTAAGTGTTGCGTCTGTTTCACTGGTATAAAAGATGTCGGGGGTGCTGTCCCCTCCATCATGGCCGACCGTGCCGTTGACAACTGTAATGTCCGCATCTGTAGAGAGGGAACTGTCGATTTTTATGGTCAGTTCAGAGCTCGACTCGTCGTTTCCGGCAGTATCTGTAGCGGTGACGGTTATGACGTGTTCTCCATCAGAAAGGGCGTTAGTTAATTGCAATGACCAGTGACCGTCTGCTCCTGCATTTGTAGTGTAAACGCCGGAAGTACCATCAATGGCTATGCTGATTAATGCCCCAGCTTCGGCTTCACCTTGCAGTATGGGGGTAGATTCGTTGGTTAATTTGTCAATCTTGAAGTCACCATCATCCGCCTTTTCTTTGAATTCAGTCGGCAGATCGTCATAAACGTCCGTATCGCCGCCATTGATTTTAAGTTCGTTGGCGGTAAATGATGTGTCACTGTCCGGGTGTAGCTCGACCGTCGGAACGGTAGTGCCGGTATCCAGTACAACGAGTTTGTCCGAAGTGAAGGATTCGGTATTATTGGCTTTGTCCGTTGAAGTTACGGTTATCTGGTACTGGCCGTCAGCAAGAGTGCCTCCAGTTGTGAGGGTTTTGATATCCTTGCTGTAACTTCCCCCCTCAGTGTCTTTGCTGTCAACAGTGTACTCTTTTACATCGGCGGAATCTGCAAAGTAGGTTTTGCCGTCGTCACCGGTATAAATGCTGTTGTTTGCTGTGAGGGCGGCGGCATCTTCAGCACTGATTGTAACGGTGGATTCTCCCTTGATATAGGTATAGGTATCCCCGTCAGCTGTCAGAGTATAAACCCGCGTTGCTGTGATGGTTACAGTTGATCCTTTTTCAACGTCACCGCTGATGGTCGGATCCTTGGTGACCCAGTCCGAGTTATCTGAGCCGCTGTCATGTTCAGTGCTAATGTTGATTGTAGGATCTGTGTCTATGTCGTTATCTATTTTAAGAGTGAAAGTTTCAGATTTCTTGCCTTCGCAGATGACGTAATATTCGATAGTTCCTTCTGCTTTCTGTTCAGTGGTAAGCGGGTAGCTCCAGTTACCTTCGGAATCGACATCAATTGTGATCGGAGCATCGTCTCCAGCGTATAATTGAACTTCACTGTATGCGATAGCCTTACCCTGCAGCAGCATCTGGTCTGAGTCGTTGTCGGGATCGCTGTCGTTATCGAGAATTTCCAGACTGGTATAAGTTATACCTTCGTATGTGCCACCCGTAATCTGAGAACTGTCCAGCCCGATGGTCGGTGCAGAAGCCACATCCTGTTCAATGTGGAATTCAACATAGTCTTTGCTTTCGTTACCGGCTTCATCCGTGCTGGTGATTGTTGCAGTGTAGTTACCGCCACGAATGTGTGTGAAGTTGCCGTCATCTCCATAGTGGTAACTCCAGTTTCCTGTTGCCGGGTCAATCGTGAAATCCTTACCTGCTTCCAGTGTCTTGGAATACGATTCATCATCATTATTGGTTATGACGATTTTAGTAGTAATTTCGCCGGTTGCATCTTTAGAAGCCGTTCCTGAAAGAGTAGGGGTCAGGTCTGTGGTGCTGTCATAGGTCTTATTATTCTCATCCGTATAACCATCTTCAACCAGAACCCCCTCATCAACTGTCAGTGCAATTGAGGGCTTTACCGGAGGCTCGCTATCATGGTGGAATTCAACAACCTGAGCGGAAAGGTTACCGGCCTCATCTTCGGCAACAAGGACTACCTTGTAGTTTGTGTCTTCCGGGTTGGAATCAAAGGAAGGATTGGCGGTCCATACGCCATCAGCGAAGCCGACAACGTTGTCATCAAGATCATCAAGATAGGTTGTGACAAAACCTTTCAGATTATCCGAATCGCTGAGGTCAGCGAAGTCATATCCGTCATCACCTTCTTTGAAAACCATCATGCGAACCTGACTTTTAGCTTCTGCGGAAATAGTGATTTCCGGGTTGTCAGCATTTGTCAGGTAGACTCCGTTGTCTGCAGAAAGTTCAGTGTCGCCGTTTTGTACTTTGCTTATTGCGGCAGCAGGGTCTGTTGTGTCAACGGTGATAGCGACTTCCACTGGAGTACTGGAGATTTGGGATGCGTCGTCCGTAGCCGTAAATTCAAAAACGTAGTGCCCGTCATCAAGGCCGCCGGTAATAGCATCAGTATTGATTGCCAGCGCGGAGATATCACTGTCTTCATTATAAATATTGGTTTGTATATCGCCTATTCTGTCACCGGAACTGTTTACTTCCCAATAACGCACGGTTACGTAAGCTCCGGCACTTTTGGTAACAGAGAATTCTCCTTGATTATCGGAGGTGATACCGTCATCTGTCGTGTCTTCTGCACTAAAGAAATAGGGGGTGGTATCATTAAGGAGTTGGGCAGAAGGTGGATCCAGATCAGGTGCAATTACCAGATCCGTGTCCATGTCAATCATCTGCGTGTTTCCGGCTACGTCAGTAACCGTGGCTACAACTTTATAGCTTCCGGCAGGAAGAGTAGAGGGAGTCACATCCCAGTCACCTGTGTGATCATCAGCGTAAATAGTTGCTTCATATGCAACACCACCATTGTCACTGGTAACATTCCCCTCGGAATCCAAGGTGGAAATCAAATGGCCGTCACCGTCCAATTTGAGAATTTTCAACTCAATTTTGGCTCCGGCTTCGGTTTTACCTTCCAGAGTGGGGTTGGTTACCGTGGTGATTGTATCGGTCTTGTCACCGGCGTTGTCATCATCATTAAGAAGGATGTCCCCGGTGGGATCTGTCGTGTCAATTACGAGTGACTCGGTAAACGGTTCGCTGGTATTGCCGGCTTTGTCAGTAACAGTGATTGAGACCGAGTTGGAAGTTCCTGGATCAGTGTTGAGAGTCGGCGGAGTGTCGGTCTCGCCATCGGGATTGGCAAGGTCGATAGTCGCTACTCCGGCATTAATTTCCGCAGTTGTCAGATTACGGGTGTAGGTAACCCCGTTCAGTACAACACTGATGGTGTCGGGGTCGGCTTCATTTATTGTAACATCAATTTTGAGCCCGGAATCAATTTTTGTGATCCAGTCATTGTTTTCAAGCCCGGTATCCATACTGTGGCCTTCTGCATCATTGGCCAGAACAGCAGTAATTTCCGGGGGGGTGCGGTCGATGTGGACATCGATTGTATCGTTTGCATCAGCAGGAACTGTGGTGATGTTTCCGGCTGCATCTTCGATTTCAATTGTGAAGGAATAATCCTTTGCGACAACATTGGCATTTACGTTGCTTTCATCACCCAGCTTAAAAGACCAGCTGTACTCACCGTCAGCATCGACAGTTACTGTTGCGATGCCGATTTTAGTGCCATTGTCATAAACGCGTACCACAGGGGAAGGAACATCAATATCAGTATCGATTAGATCGGTGAATGAACCGCTGAGGACCAGAGCCTTGGCGTTTGAATACTCACCGTCCGGGCAGGCGGCAGTGGTCGCCCCATCTTCAGACAAGACAGCTGTGACGGTTATGCCTGTTTGATCAACCGGGAGCGAATCATCAAGAACCATGGTGTAGACATCGGAAGTGTTAGTGTTACCGGCTTCGTCCGTGGCAACAGTAACGAACTTAAGTTCTGTGGCTTTGTCGTCGTAAGTGGCTGCATCAGCAGTAAAGGTAACCACATCTCCGTTTACTATATCACCGCCGGTTTCGATCTTAACACCATAGAGGCCATTGCCGAGATCGATTCTGCCTTCAGCGGCAGTATCAAAAACCTGATAGACTTCAAGTGTAGCATCGTCGTCTGCTGTTACTTTCAGGTTTATATTGTGGCTTTCTACTTTGGTGCCGTTATCGTCCTCAGTGACAAAATCAGTAATATTGTCACCCTTTGTGGATGTGTCTGTGGATGCATCCAGCACAATATCCGGTTTCCCGGTACCCTGATCCGAAGTAACGTTTATGACATCAGATTTGGAGATGTTCCCGGCGGCATCTTCCACGGTCACGTAGTAGGAGTACTGCTGACCGTCCACTACGCCGGTTCCGTTTTCACCGTCCTCAATATATGACCATTTAAAGTCATCGCCGGAGGCTTCCACTTTAAGCAGATCAGGATTCTGTGCGCTATTGGCAATTTCGTTTCCGTCCTTGTCATACAGAGTGACAATAACCTTTTCTTTGCCTTCGGTGATAATCCCGCTCAATGTAACATTATTACCTGTTACAGATGTAAATAAACCCTCGGCTGTTTCTTTGGTTTCAAGGGCACCTTCCACAAAAATAGTGGATTCTACAGGTGCATCGTTATCAATAGTGACATTCAGGTCGGCGTATTCAATGTTACCGGCAATATCGGTTATTTCGGCACGGATGGTAAGTGTCTGCTCTCCATCTTTACCGTATATGCTGGCATCAAAATTGTCATAGTGCCAATTGCCGTCTCCATCCGCTGAAATATTTCCGCCGGTGTCGATCAGGGTTTTGCTGTTATCCGCATTTATAATATAGAGCCGTACCTGACCGCCTGCACCTGCATTTGTCCCGGTAATTCTTATAAATCCCTTATCAATACCGTCAGTACCTTCTTCGGCGCCGTGGGTGTAGTGATCTGCATCTACATCCGCTCCTTCCCTACCAAGCAACTCTCTGCTGTCTCCGGAATCACTATTGGGATCAAGATCAATAGTCAGACCTGTGTTCTGGGCCGGTTCGACGGTACGGTCGATTGTCACGGGCAGGAAATAGCCGGGGTTTGTAGTATTGCCGGCCACATCCGTAGCTTCTACCCAGAAAGTGTAGGTATCATCATCCGGTATATCGTCATAATCAACAGTGTAGGTCCATACCTTGTTAACCGAATCATATTCCGCTGTACCCAGTTCGGTTTTATTGCCGTCTGTGTCGGTATGGTAGACAGTCACCTTGCGGACACTTTCATCGTTTAAGTTAATAGTCAGATCAATGTCTTCTTCATAAGTAACTCTGTCACCATCTTCAGCTAGGGAATGGGTTCCCTTGGAGTCGGATTCGATATCAAGGGCTATGGTTGCATTTGGATTAAAACTATCTTCCAGCTTAACATAAACGTTCTGGATCTGTCTGTCCGCGGTGAGATCATTGCCGGCAGCATCTGCACCGGTAATGGTGAAGGTATATTGACCATCAGAAAACTCCTTGCCCTCGGGAACACGGCAACTCCAATTGCCGTTGTCGTTCACAACGACGTTTTCAATTGTACCACTGTCACCATTGTCACTGCTATAGGTGATGGTAAGGATTGTGCCTTTTTCTCCGGTTCCTTCAAGCAGCGGGCGGGATTCGTTGGTATAGGTTTTCCCTGCATCCACGTCCTCAAAGCCATTTACGGATGGAGCTGTTGATTCCACTGTGGCATCGTCATTAATTGTAGGAGCACTGGTATCCACTTCCACTTTTAGTGTACTGGATTTTGAGG encodes the following:
- a CDS encoding Ig-like domain-containing protein gives rise to the protein MADTQKVSPSTVYNVQGSPDDYDYVLKGADLILINKQTHEEQTFLFVGNIMSLDGQVNMNFSDGNSLQSQDVFNRSRMLDMGKQDEEAPEWEAVSDESTPSDEEGNSEEGNLAGEKVQPIQTAQAALMTDPTDDILKSQQRMFDDINKFAEQDSLSSDVSSQGSQRLEAEDRELEDKKEEEKEDKPEPQPEDDLQKPDPQDDTKTDTKETIGNTTIDLADDSDSGISNTDNITNKSTLEIKGTADPGATVKILVDGEPAKLLVNGELKDTLTADEDGNFSGEITRTSGIYTIQAESSFDGTELTSKSSTLKVEVDTSAPTINDDATVESTAPSVNGFEDVDAGKTYTNESRPLLEGTGEKGTILTITYSSDNGDSGTIENVVVNDNGNWSCRVPEGKEFSDGQYTFTITGADAAGNDLTADRQIQNVYVKLEDSFNPNATIALDIESDSKGTHSLAEDGDRVTYEEDIDLTINLNDESVRKVTVYHTDTDGNKTELGTAEYDSVNKVWTYTVDYDDIPDDDTYTFWVEATDVAGNTTNPGYFLPVTIDRTVEPAQNTGLTIDLDPNSDSGDSRELLGREGADVDADHYTHGAEEGTDGIDKGFIRITGTNAGAGGQVRLYIINADNSKTLIDTGGNISADGDGNWHYDNFDASIYGKDGEQTLTIRAEITDIAGNIEYADLNVTIDNDAPVESTIFVEGALETKETAEGLFTSVTGNNVTLSGIITEGKEKVIVTLYDKDGNEIANSAQNPDLLKVEASGDDFKWSYIEDGENGTGVVDGQQYSYYVTVEDAAGNISKSDVINVTSDQGTGKPDIVLDASTDTSTKGDNITDFVTEDDNGTKVESHNINLKVTADDDATLEVYQVFDTAAEGRIDLGNGLYGVKIETGGDIVNGDVVTFTADAATYDDKATELKFVTVATDEAGNTNTSDVYTMVLDDSLPVDQTGITVTAVLSEDGATTAACPDGEYSNAKALVLSGSFTDLIDTDIDVPSPVVRVYDNGTKIGIATVTVDADGEYSWSFKLGDESNVNANVVAKDYSFTIEIEDAAGNITTVPADANDTIDVHIDRTPPEITAVLANDAEGHSMDTGLENNDWITKIDSGLKIDVTINEADPDTISVVLNGVTYTRNLTTAEINAGVATIDLANPDGETDTPPTLNTDPGTSNSVSITVTDKAGNTSEPFTESLVIDTTDPTGDILLNDDDNAGDKTDTITTVTNPTLEGKTEAGAKIELKILKLDGDGHLISTLDSEGNVTSDNGGVAYEATIYADDHTGDWDVTPSTLPAGSYKVVATVTDVAGNTQMIDMDTDLVIAPDLDPPSAQLLNDTTPYFFSAEDTTDDGITSDNQGEFSVTKSAGAYVTVRYWEVNSSGDRIGDIQTNIYNEDSDISALAINTDAITGGLDDGHYVFEFTATDDASQISSTPVEVAITVDTTDPAAAISKVQNGDTELSADNGVYLTNADNPEITISAEAKSQVRMMVFKEGDDGYDFADLSDSDNLKGFVTTYLDDLDDNVVGFADGVWTANPSFDSNPEDTNYKVVLVAEDEAGNLSAQVVEFHHDSEPPVKPSIALTVDEGVLVEDGYTDENNKTYDSTTDLTPTLSGTASKDATGEITTKIVITNNDDESYSKTLEAGKDFTIDPATGNWSYHYGDDGNFTHIRGGNYTATITSTDEAGNESKDYVEFHIEQDVASAPTIGLDSSQITGGTYEGITYTSLEILDNDSDPDNDSDQMLLQGKAIAYSEVQLYAGDDAPITIDVDSEGNWSYPLTTEQKAEGTIEYYVICEGKKSETFTLKIDNDIDTDPTINISTEHDSGSDNSDWVTKDPTISGDVEKGSTVTITATRVYTLTADGDTYTYIKGESTVTISAEDAAALTANNSIYTGDDGKTYFADSADVKEYTVDSKDTEGGSYSKDIKTLTTGGTLADGQYQITVTSTDKANNTESFTSDKLVVLDTGTTVPTVELHPDSDTSFTANELKINGGDTDVYDDLPTEFKEKADDGDFKIDKLTNESTPILQGEAEAGALISIAIDGTSGVYTTNAGADGHWSLQLTNALSDGEHVITVTATDTAGNDESSSELTIKIDSSLSTDADITVVNGTVGHDGGDSTPDIFYTSETDATLSLRGESGAAYILYCYDEDTGKYVKVAGGVLASDTTYTVQETDYPDNTLVTDLDGTVHIDDGAHQLKYKLVTIDEAGTAQTSDYTVDVDTAPPDTATQIDYGTTKDPGSELINLTNNTASIHTSDNKTDLVVHTAADTARVELWDKTTNTMKCSAQVSDGTATLVLEEDDKNSIDDGTQIYIIKFIDDVGNHTDTSDVELTMTVDTAPTTVDSVVLDSDSDRGFDANDGITSGEIYTFTGTFTEETTNYANIGYTITITSNTDDADPDNDFVWTYTHNPGADGTTEHDAGDYIHSVNVTESGEHAGSYSFDINDPNHSLANGDYTVTVTATDEAGNTSAEKSAHITIDNHTMQSIENINVADGTNAWGETTIQVGMDNYGDDGDASTARAYHAELTAYDNDAHSSTTQTQNLVEGDDIRLSITDKHDIYDYAEVKVIDSSGNESDSKFIDLDKSDLHYTADVGDKTIDDVKVTITGEFDSTHSGTETVSALIDAHTNEITLVDTNTNQAIASGEKYGVTVHHDEDTGSWSLDFSNSLLQTGDFEMHISGIDNDTDSSVELNTKDIGFTLSDMNTGTVGDEIFNSAADSAQDFNGAKDGNGGNTADTTSDTHTIVETEVHQDHIEFNIA